In Telopea speciosissima isolate NSW1024214 ecotype Mountain lineage chromosome 10, Tspe_v1, whole genome shotgun sequence, the DNA window TGGGTTTCCCCCAACAAAGCCTGTCGTCTTGTCAGCCTGGGCGTGAAGAATGAGATTAAGACTCTTGGTCATCGTCTTCTTACCTCCCAACTTTGACTAATtgatctaccaaaaaaaaactttgaccAATTGGATTGGACGGTTACGATGCTTTCAAATTGTATGGATTCCTAGATTTTGGACGCTTAAGAGTAACTTGGATAAACCGACAAAATAGACAAGCAACACGTACATGTTTCCCTCTTACCTTTCACtttagatattttttaaataataataaggaaATTATTTAATGGGAAAGATTCAAAGGAGATAATGAATTTCACATTACCAAATTTTAAATCCGAGGCATTCGTTGACTGTTCAACTCTGGTGGGAGGTAACTGCTGTATGAATTTTTTCTTatgggtaagggtgtcaattggaaCTAGAACCAGAAACTGGACCGGAACCGGTTCGTAAAAAATTTGAACTGACCCATCGTATAATTTATTGGGGTGGCTCTTGATCTATCGATAAGTTATTGGCCCGATTCAAGATTTGCcaattaagttattggtctccCAACGTTTCTAGAACCGATGGACCAACTAGGAACCTTTGGAATTGGAACCGGTGGAAAAAGAACAAAACCACATCCTTATCTTATATATTACATAATTCTTAAGATTTAAAGGTTATGAGAGTTAAGGTCAagccatttatttttttagtttttagttttttagttttttagttttttagtttttcaattttgactGATACCCcttgtctcatatactattttactAAAGATTCGAATGTTAATTTAAATGACCATTTGAGAATTTTAACTTAAGAACATgccttaaaataatcctaatttaTGAGGGTGAtggtgttcctacttattaattgaatataaaTAAGAGGTACTTCGGtgattgaggaaaaaaaatggtGATAAGTTGTATATCTCGTGTGATTGAAATAggtgtcttattataatattattgaatatatataGCATGTGttagaaattttaatttttaattttggaCTGTTTGTAGTCAATTAGGAACCGAAACTGACCAACCCATCAGTTGCTGGTTTTGGATCCTAGGTTTGGAATcgattagcttattggtctgGTTTTGATCCTGACCCCTTAGGGCCCGAACCATTAAgaaaccggaccaattgacaccctaacttctgggaagtagttttttgtctaGGAATGTGGCCTATGCAGtactcctatgtgtctatctctctcctcctcaaaacaaagggacaaaggtgtcttttcatatggggaggagagagatagactcatgggagtattggcgtaggtcacactcctggacaaagttctttttccttttacttgTATTCCAAGTGGGTGGATACAGGGGTGCAAATTTGGCCCTGGCAGCCAAGCCGCCTTGAGCCCAAATAGagcttgggttgagataccttcgCCCGGAGGGCGAGTCAGGGCAGGATCAggtcaaggttgaggcctcaggctgagCCTGGTCCAGCCCAACCCGAACCTGTCttattcttcccttttttttttttctttttcaacccAGCTGACCCATACATCTCACTTCCTCCCATGGttagggccaattagggtcagctCGGCCCTACCCTAAGGGCGAtgagggttggatttttctggccctgaatcAGGGCCGGGCGGAGCCttggcctagctaaggggactaaGGGTTGGGTTGGAGTTACTCTGCTGCAACCCTAGGTGGATAATTTAGATGAGATGAATCCCACCCCTACTATTCCATCAAACGTGATCATATGACCATTTTCTCTGTATAAAgattgggaagtagttttttgttcgTAAGTGTgacctatgccagcactcccatatgtttatctctcttctcttcaaaacaaaggggcaaaGGTATCATTTCATatggggatgagagagatagactcatgggaatataggcatagaccacactcatcgacaaagttctttttcccataaagtTTTTAGAAGATCCTCGTGTCAAAGGTTCAAAGCTCATTCTGATTGGTTAGATTGACAAAAAGTCCCAATTGACCGGTTCAGCTAGATTGAGTGGAATCACACTTATCGTCCGGTTTCTAATGGGATTTAATAAAAATCGATTAATCAATTGAAAGCAGATAAAAATCGATTAAAATTAAAAACGGACAAATAGCAACCTaaataagaaatcaaaataaaaaaaatattccaatTAATTTTCTTACATATACATGTAAACCCAATATCCAAATGAATCGAGCCCGATAGTAATTCAATGACAAAAAACCATAAGAAGTCAGACCAAACCGAatcaaaactgaaatagaatGAAACCAAAAATTTCTTTTAACAGTTTGGTTTTGAATTGGCCCAATAACAAATCgaaaattgaaccaaataaaaccagaccgaatcgcagcgaccgattgacaccctttcGTGCGAATGTAAATGTAAATAGGGAAAGAAAATGCTGAACGCCTGAACCTAACGCTTTTTATCGTTTCGGCAGTTTCGCgcctacctctctctctctctctctttctctctctattaaCTACTgacactctttctctctctctctctctcgtttcgCACCCAAAGACTTCTCTTTTCAGAGTTAGATCAGAGGAAGAGAAACTTGGGCCAGGGCGAATCCTCTTGAAGCAAATTTAGTGAGGGAGAAGATGAGTGATTCTCTGCTTGATAGCTCATATCAGGTTTCTAAGGAGACTTGAGCTGAGTCTATTTCTGATCGTCGTTCGTCTTCGTAGTAGgtagcttcctcttcctctctctctctctctctctctcttcgtgGATCCTCTAAGTGAAAGCTCTTATTTTTTGGTGAGCCTGAACCGAAGGAAGCTCAGCGAGAAAGGGAAGTGCCCTTTTTGGTTTATGTCAAGTTTCTGATCGTCTTGGAAGTGGTGGCGTTTGGCTTCTACTGTTTTTCCTTCTGATGATTTCGATCAGAAATTGTTAAAATTGGTAAGTGAATTTTATCTTGTCCCTTGCTTCGGTTTGTCTTTTAAGAGCGTTGAATTGAATCATTTACGTTGTGATTCTCTGGGTGAAGTTTTCCCTGACATATGAAACCTGTAATTTTAGGTTATCCTTCGAGGGGTACCAATCAAGTGAGTCTAATCCTTTACTACTCTTGCTGTTAGAGGGCTAAACTCATAGATTTGTGTGAAAAAGATTGTATTTTTCTGAACTTTTTAATTGACCTGGAGGAGAGGGAGCATTGGTGCTGCAACCTCGATCAGCTTAGGGTTTGATTTGTATCATTTTCCTTTGTTATGGACGACACGAGAGACGACTTGATGGATCTTGATTTAAATCTTGGACCTTCTGTTCCTCTTTTACCCGATTTCAACCCGGATTTAGGGCCTCTATCGGCTGAATTAGGAAACATGGAAGAACGTATTCGACAACTCGAAGCAGTAGCACTCAGGGCTAGGCATCGTTGGAGGTGGAGACAGGGAAGGATCGCGCCTGTGGCTAGGAATATTCCGGTGGAGATGATCGTCAGCTCTGGTAGCTCTGCTGGACTGCAGACTGGGGAGGGCAGTGCAGCCGCAGAAGATAGAACAACCGCTGAGAGCAATAAAGTATGCAGAGGGAATGCAAGCGATTTGGTTGCCAAGGCGTTGGGGTTGTGCAATGAGGCAAAGAagggtagtggtagtggtagcgGTAGCGGTGATGGTGGTAGTTTCTTCGAGTGCAATATATGCTTGGACGTAGCTAGGAATCCTGTCCTTACTTGTTGTGGTCACTTGTTCTGTTGGCCCTGCCTTTACCAATGGCTACACATCCACTCGGATACCAAGGAATGCCCGGTTTGCAAGGGAGAGGTCACAGATATGAACATTACACCGATTTATAACCGTGGAAATGATACCCAAGAGTCAGAGAAGGAAGATGACTCAGGAGTGAAAGTCCCTCCAAGACCCCATGCACGGCGGGTTGAAAGCTTAAGACAATGGATTCATAGAGCTGTTCAAGTTGAGGATTCTTACTTTGCTCAGATGATTAGGCGGATTGGCAATAGGTTTGATGTGATGGGGGAGTGGACTCCACCTCAAGATCTTGATGCTGCTGATGAGATGCCAGATAGACCTAATTCATTATCCAGTCGGATTCTCACCACTCGTCGAAGGGAGGCATCAGGGCGATATGCACTTCTAGAGCGGAATTTTGGCAGACCGGAACAGAATTTTATTGATTTAACTCAAGGCTCTAGTGGAAGCTCTGAGTCAGAGAGCAGCCGTCGACTACCATCCCTGCGATCTGTGAGGCCAAATAGGGCTGCCACTGCTTCAATTTCACACCTTTCCTCTGCTGAAAGACTGGTTCAGGCATATTTTCTTGGACATCCCATGGGAAGAAACAATACCCATAACCCAACAGTTGAGGATAGAGATTCTGTTTCCAGCATTGCTGCTGTTATACAATCAGAAAGCCAGACTTTGGATAATACTGCAGAAATAGAGTCGATGATGTCACTGTCCTCTTCATcctcaagaagaagagctgaTGCTTCTAGGGCTTCACATATGGACAGTGGAATCTCGCGTGCAACTAGACGGAGAAGATTGATTTGATATTATTTTTCATCTAATAATTGTCATATAGAGAATCACCGAGAATTTAAGGCTTCCTTGTGTAAGTGGCAATTTCCTTTATGACTTTTACTTTATTCTGCAAATTgttattctttctctttcttgtttattATGCATTCTAATTCAATCTATTGCCTGTGTTTGGTTTTATTGAAGCTTGCTGAAGTTTCACAGCTACCCAAGGTTTTGCTGATGGTGGAGACTCTAGTCATTTGGTCTTCTCCTTAAAGGAGAGTATGCTTGTTTTTATTTGTAGACAACTCAATTTGTACTGTAGAAACCGGCGAACTTATGGGTCAGTGTTGTACATACATTTGCAAGATTTatactttacttttttttcctaATGTTAAACCTAGTTTTCATTTTCTAAGTTTTGATTTTGTGCATCATTCAGTTTGTCTCTTCTGGCTTTCTTATTATGAAATATAGAATGGCTAGGTGTTAACATTATTCTGGACAGTATCTTGTCTTCCTGGGCTTCAGACATTGGCTGCCGTAAACTGTTGGTCCATTTTTTGTTCATTAATAATAGTCACTATAAATGTGTTCAGAGTCTAGTAAATAGCAATTTCCTGGAGGAAATAAAATGCTAGTGGGGTAAATTTAGGTCTTATGGTAAGCTTCTGTATGAAGGAGTAGTTAATTACTGCTGGATGCAACCTAATTTGTGTTCATTCCATGTTAAAATCAGTTACTTCATGGAATCAAGAATATGGCAGTACCTAGTTGAGATGAACAGTACACTTTGTGAGGAAGAAGGTTGTGAAACACCAATAGTTAGGGGCTTCTCTATGtacccaacaacaacaacaaactaagcctcatcccaacttaatggggtcggctacatggatccaacaaaacaaagtagggaaaactaatgtctaaacaagaaaagggggatgaagagatgggaaaagaagGATGGGTAATGAGGTGAGAAATGAAATATGGAagatgacaaatgaaagatgaaagtagtgAAAGTAAGAGGGAAGAGGCACATCCCAGTCTTCTCTATGCACCCAACAACAGATTGTATTTGGGACAAGACATTACCTCATATCTTAAACTCATCTTGATCTCACAAAGGACAACGAGTAAAATTGTAGGTTGTTTCCTTCaaactgaaaaagaaataaagaagacaCCATCGATTGGGTCTTCTTTATATTCAGTTGGATGTATATACCATCTTTGTGTGAGTAGTCCTTTTCCTTTACCTTTCTTTCAAGGTTGAGATGGAGTGAACTTGTGAAGTGGTAAGATTTCATAATAAGGATTTTAGCGCTGTAAATGTTGCTAAGCCACTAATTTTTGGTAGCCAACAGCCATAACAAAATTCACTAAATATTCATGTAATTTGCGGATATCTTAGTGAGACGTGAAGGATTATTTGTAAACAAttgccttgtttttttttttttttttgtttctttttatggATAGCAACAACTTTCCTTGTTCATATCGATGTCAGGGGCATCAATTCGCTACGTCATAtcggttatttatttaattgtatTCCATTTACATCTAATTCAATGTCCAGGAATTTTCCATGCTTGACCATATTTTGTTACATAGTTGGATGCATATTAGCTTACATCATAGAAAGCTTGTATCTATGTGCATTGCCTGTGCTTTGGACTGTGTCATCTTTCTCTCCTATATGATGGGCTAGCTATATGTTTGTGTTTACACTGATAGAAGTAATAACAAGTTTAACATTCAATTATTCTATATAAAGAGTTTTTTCAGATTTGTCTATGATGTACAGTGTACACTATAATGTACAGTGTACACTATAATGTTCAACTCCATATTTGAACCTCAAGGAAtatctgttttttcttcttttcagttCTTAACTTCTGAAATTATGCAAAAATAGGTGTTTTGATGGCTTTTATCTGTGCAATCTATGTTGATTATAATTTAAGACAAGGATGTGATTTATCTCCTAAATTTGGGACTAATGACACCACAGAAAACCAAGCACTAATGTTGGGTTTCATCAAATCCCCAAAATGTTTCCCTACAGCTTGGTATATCAACTGAAAACACAAGCACTAGCTTTGGTTTTTCGGCTTGATCAAGAATGTGAGAGATGTTAGAAAATGGCTTCAAGAATGGCCCCACTTCCTGCATAAATTTGCACCACTTCTTCAAGAGAAATTTATAACTTTTgatatttttcccttttcaaaCAAGCTGTCTATTCTTCTGCATAaaccctctcttctccttttgagAACTCTTAGTAGCATAATTCCGAAGTCACTTCTTCGATTTCCACAAGCTAGTAAAGAGAGGTAGCCTTATCAACTCTTGGGGTTCTCTGTCTGTATGTGGGGCTGGACCCTTCATGGCTCAACTCCCAACAATTAATTGGTGCATTGAGAGACAACCCTTGCACAGAGCAAATCGTGGCAATTCTTGTTGATGAAACAAGTCCTCACTTGCTGCTCCAACCCATCATTTGGCTTCTGGGAAGTCTGATATGTTATTATGGTTTAAACTCTGTTGCATGACTACATGGATTGAACTTCTCTCTCAAAGTGTACAAGAGATGGTGTGTCTGGAAAGAAATTGTTTGAGATGGGAGAAGGTTAATGGACTATTTGAGATTTGATGAAAACGGTAAAATGTTGGAATCTTGGGCACTAAAGGGATGATAATGAGATGTTGGGGATGTCAAAGTCCAGTCCAAACTGGTTGACCGATCGAACCAATCGAAACCGACAAAAAAACGAATTGAACACTTCACGGTTTGGTTGTGGAAACCAGCCAGACTTATAATGGACCAACCAAAACTGAATCAAATCCCCTCTCGAAGAAGGATTGAAAatactcttcttttttgttttctcttcctcccatgACATTCAACTATTCAAGGTGAGGTTCTATGTTCAACCGTTCCCCACCTTAAGGTTCTGAAAAGTGGAATCGGACAATGAATCGGTCTGCGCAATTTCGATTCAAATTGGCTGAAATTGGTTAGGATCGGCAAAATCGATTTGAATGGGCTGCAATTGGTCAGAATCAGCCATAATCGGCCAAATTGATTATGGAtgattctaccaaaaaagacaaaaaaaaaaaaaatggattacgactgattttgatcaaaatcagcCAATTTAACCGATTTGATTAGACTTTTGAAACCATACACACCCCAGTGTGGCATGGAAGATCCCAACACACCAGGGGTGGAAGATTTGGGATGGGATTGAGAGAATCGGATTAATTTTATAGGAGAAAAGTTTTTTGGTCTGCCGatcataggggtgtcaacggacCGGGCATGTTAAAACCCCAGCTCAGCCCTAGGGGTCTTATAGTTGACCCAAACCTAGCTCGGCCCTGCCAGTGCCTAACAAACCCTTCACCCAACCCCAACCCTGCCAAGATTTACCctagcctggcccaaccctgattgaccttgattgggTAGGGCCGGACTGGGTTGTGAAGGCATCGCTAGTGCGATCGCAACGGAAGCGTAAATAGgatcacaatatcgatggagaagtcattcaaaatagaacaaagtagggatcgattattacttaagcctcacaagtgcaagagctccaaccgatgatagccctttctcaatcgttccacgcaccacgcaagctttgcgttcccaccaCGGTCAAGCTTACTCCTCCACAGTTCCAAGAATACAATAGCTTGGACCACCTCTAGGATTAAAcaccaagagaacaagagagggagaagacgaTTTTTccaggagggagagagagctctgcGATTTTGCTTTGGGTTTCCTTGTCTTGTGTGATTTTGTGATCTCatgaatatttatatttctctTACAAAATCCCCATATTGCAAGCTCACATGGGATagatatattgagttactaTAAGTGACTCAATTATCTCCCAAGCAATCTTTCTCTAAATTAAGAAAGACATGGATTGCTagaaaaatccaatcttgagtgaatatgaatattctctccattgggtttccttttctaacaatctcctccatcctactgtaagatccaatcttacaagaggatcatgaaaaggaCATCACGATCAATCGTCACCGCGTAGATGAATGGAActgaaaggaaaggggtaggatcgcaatgggataCCACTTAGCTTCTAAGAAAAGGCCATCGAATATGCTAAGCAGATGTAATAACCTAcgcccaaggtaagtagttaaaacacgcattagtcccccacaaaacaatgttgcatggttcaatataaggcatgtgtacgggactgtcaatcctcaatgaaccgatacaccgatcgagagattcaattaccttgattggaccaacagaaaacatttcaaacaaaatgttcaagaaaatagataatgttttatatatataactaaaaacatttcaaaaacattttgaagatgCTACCGGATCCGGATTTGGgtccaatcctgtatagaatactctcctcaacatattcCCAACGTATGGGCTGTAGGTTCcgtgttgggcatctctttcgaatacagtcAGACACTGAGAATCCAACGCACCAATATATAGTCAGAGATAGACGtcaaccgttggtacaccaaaactctcaacatatgaatgcgtcgataaggacccctcaggtcaagggaccaatcgtgaactacttaagagaatctcattttctttatactgacagtacaccacatgtgaaattctcaatgatCCAGTCCAATGCATACACCAAATGtgcactcacatttgtgtcttggaaaataacctccctaagcacacacaatgtgaccaccatgccggATGGGATTTCTAGTTCCATCCCtagtggtgaacagttttaggtatgaatacctaaggacaataactgagctcaacaactgatcatgctaatcaaaacaagaatttattattcaaaaagaaggagttttgtacatcaatgccagtcacccatggacttcacccccatattctcaacatgtttctcaaaaacactaggaggcaacgccttagtcatggggtcagataggttatctgcagtgtcaaccttagctatggctatatcaccacgctgaataatctcacaaatcaagtgatattttagctccacatgcttgttcctctgatgagctcttggttccttcgcttttgctatagctcccctgttgtcacataacagttGTATGGGTCGTTCCACTAGCTCAGGCACCACCCCTAggtctgtcaagaatttcttgagccagacaccttccttggctgcttcactagctgccaagtactcatCTTCTGTTGTGGAGTCGGCTGTTGACTtttgtttggcactcctccaaattaCTGCACTCCCACCAATCATAAAAACCAtcccagaggtagactttctatcatccttgtcagtttggaaatccgaatccgtatatccaaccactgacaactgatcacaaccataaacaaggaagtaatctttggtcctccttaagtacttgaggatccccttgaca includes these proteins:
- the LOC122643119 gene encoding uncharacterized protein LOC122643119 yields the protein MDDTRDDLMDLDLNLGPSVPLLPDFNPDLGPLSAELGNMEERIRQLEAVALRARHRWRWRQGRIAPVARNIPVEMIVSSGSSAGLQTGEGSAAAEDRTTAESNKVCRGNASDLVAKALGLCNEAKKGSGSGSGSGDGGSFFECNICLDVARNPVLTCCGHLFCWPCLYQWLHIHSDTKECPVCKGEVTDMNITPIYNRGNDTQESEKEDDSGVKVPPRPHARRVESLRQWIHRAVQVEDSYFAQMIRRIGNRFDVMGEWTPPQDLDAADEMPDRPNSLSSRILTTRRREASGRYALLERNFGRPEQNFIDLTQGSSGSSESESSRRLPSLRSVRPNRAATASISHLSSAERLVQAYFLGHPMGRNNTHNPTVEDRDSVSSIAAVIQSESQTLDNTAEIESMMSLSSSSSRRRADASRASHMDSGISRATRRRRLI